In the genome of Pontibacter actiniarum, the window GCCCAGCCGCAAGCTGACCGAAAGCCTTTCCGAGGACTTTGACCTGGGCGACTACCTGACAGAGGTTGTGCTGCTGCCGGAGTCGCCGTCGGTAGGGGTGCCGCTGCAGCAGTCGAGCCTGGTGCGTGACCTGGACATTGAGGTGATGCAGGTGACCCGCGGGCAGGAAAAGATGCAGGTGTTCCCCTCGTTTATACTTAATGAAAACGATGTGCTGAAAGTGCGCATAGGAGTGGAGAAACTGAAAAAGCTGAAGCAGGAGCGGGGCCTGAAGCTGAAGTCAGAGCGTAAGTTCCGCGACGAGGACATGAGCATGAGCGACAGCAAGCTCTACGAGGCCATTGTTACACCGGGGTCCTACATGGAGGGGAAATCACTGAAAGAACTCAACTTCAGATCCTACAACTATGGCGCCTCCGTGCTCGCCATCCGCCACCGCGATGAGATTGTGCACGAAAAGCCTACCCACGTCAAGCTCTCCGCCGGGGATGTGCTGCTGATTGCCGCCAACAGCAGCCAGGCAGAGAAGCTGCGCCAGAACGAGGACCTGCTGATTATCTCCCAGACCGAGCGAAGCCCGTTTAACTACAGCAAGATAATTCCGGTGCTGCTCATCAGCGTAGGCGTGGTGCTGGCCGCCGCGACAGGCCTGGTGCCGATTGTGCTGAGCGCACTGGCGGGCGTGGTGCTGCTGATCATCTTTAGGTGCATCCGTGTGGACGAGGTGTACAAGGCCATCGACTGGAAAGTGATTTTTATGCTGGCGGGGGTGCTCTCTATGGGGGCGGCACTGGAGAAAACAGGCGCCGCCAGGTTACTTGCTGATTACCTGATTTACGGAGTGGGCGAATATGGTCCGAGGGCCTTGCTGTCTGTGTTCTTCTTTATCACGTTTATGACCACAAACTTTATGTCTAACAACGCCACGGCGGCCTTACTGGCGCCCATTGCCATTGTTACGGCACAGGAGTTAGGCGTGAGCGTCCGCCCATTCCTGATGGCTGTGGCCTACGCAGCCTCCCTCAGTTTTATGACGCCCATGGGGTACCAAACCAACACGATGATTTACGGCCCCGGCAACTACCGCTTTTCCGATTACCTGAAAGTGGGTACTCCGCTCAACATCCTCTTCTGGATACTGGCCTCACTGATCATCCCCGTCTTCTTTCCGCTGTAGCAGAAGGTGTTCCACGTGGAGATGCTTGATTTTGAGGGAGTGAAGGTGTGAGCTTATTTCTGAACATTTTTTCTCGCTTTGGCCAGCACAGGCACTTTCTCTGTGGTTTCAGTTTTAAGATGTAGGACGGATGCTGCTGGTGCCTCCAGCAGTTTCCAGTACTACAGGTACCCCCTTGCCTGCAACTGGAACAGCTCTGCATACTTGCCGTTCTGCGCCAGCAGCTCCTCGTGCGAGCCCAGCTCCTTTAGCTGCCCTTGCTCCAGGAACAGAATCCTGTCGGCCATACGCACCGTGGAGAAGCGGTGGGAGATAAGCACGGCAGTGCGGCCTTCTATCAGCTCCGAAAAACGCAGAAACACCTCATGCTCGGCACGGGCATCCAGGGCAGAAGTCGGCTCATCCAGTATCAGCAGTTGGGCGTCGCGCATGTAGGCGCGGGCCAGGGCAACTTTCTGCCACTCCCCGCCAGAGAGGTCCACGCCGTTGTTGAAGCGCTTGCCCAGCACCTGCTCATACTTGCCCGGCAGGCGCTGGATAACCAGATCGGCAAGGCTTTTCTGGGCAGAGCCCTGTATCCGCTCTTTATTCCCGATGTTGCTGATCTGGCCGATAGCGATGTTGTCGGAGGCCGTCATCTGGAAGCGCACGTAGTCCTGGAAAATAATACCCACCTGGTGGCGCAGGTCGTTCAGGTCATACTCGCGCAGGTCTACACCGTCTAAAAGTATGCGTCCCTCTGTTGGTTCGTAGAGCCTTGCCAGCAGCTTTACCAACGTGGTTTTGCCTGCGCCGTTCTCGCCCACCAAAGCCATTTTCTCCCCGGCCCTCAGGTGAAAAGACAGGTGCCGAACCGCCCATTTTTCGGAGTTGTGGTATTTAAACCCGACGTTCTCAAACGTAAAGCCCTGCTGTATGGGCCGTGGCAGAGGTAAGGGGTTGTCAGGCGGTGTAATCTGTGGCTGCAGCTCCAGGAAGTCGAACAGATCCTGGAGGTACAATGCACTCTCTGCGATTTGGGAGAACCGCGTCATGATGCCCTGCAAGAGGCTACGCATGTTACTGAAGGAGCCGGCCAGAAAGGTTAAGCTACCGACTGTAATCACACCGGCCACTGTTTCGAAGAGTATAAACACGTAGGCTCCGTAATAGGCCAGGGTGCCGAGCGCAGAAAGGGCGCTGCCCCAGAAGGCCCGCTTCATGGTAATGCCTTTGTTCAGCAAATAGTACCTATCCGACAGCTCTTTGAAGCGCCCTGCCAAGAAACCGGAAAGGTTGAAGGTTTTGATCTCCTTGGCCGTTTCATCGGAGGCGCCTATGTAGCGGAGGTAGTCCAGCTCGCGGCGCTCGGGTGTCCAGGAGCGGGAGAGGGAGTAGCTGCGCTCGTTAAAGTGCGTCTCGCCCAAAAAAGAAGGGATAACCGCGATCAGCAGGATACCTATGAGCCAGGGGTTAAAGGCAATTAAACCAACGGCCAGAAAGGCAATGGTGACAATATCCTGCAGCTGCGAGAGCACCTGCGACATGAGCACCACCCGCGTTACCGTTTGCCGGCGTGCCCGCTCCAGCTTGTCATAAAACGTAGCGTCTTCAAACTGAGCCAGGTCCAGTTTGGCCGCATGCTCAATCAAAGCCACGGAAGTGCGGTTCGAGAAGAGGTCGCCCAGCAGGCTGTCCACCAGCGAAATGCCCCGGTTGATGAGGTCAGAAAGTACGGCCAAGCCTAATTCCAGTGCCACCAGCGTCCAGAGGTAGGTAAGGCTGCGGTCGCCTGTTACGTCTATCAGCCGAATCACCTCATCTATAATCAGCTTGCCCACATAGAGCATAGCCAGCGGCAGGGCGGCCTTTACCAGACGCAGCAGCAGGTTTGTAACGGTAAGGCCGGGGCTGGTGTCCCACACCATCCGGAAAAACTTGGGCAGGTTCTTCAGGGCACCCGCCTGTTCGCGCAGGCTTTTCTTCTCCTGCTGTGTCTGGTTGTCTCTTGTTCCTTTCTTCGCTTTACTCATATTTTTTTAACGTGCGGTACTTTCACCTGGCTATAGCTATACCAGCAGGAGGAGATTATGTTTTTTATAAAAGTATAAGATTCGGCCGGTTTCCAGGCTGTGTTACAGCAAAACCAAGGTTAGACCCTATGCAGGAGGAGGAGCCGTGGCGGCGTGCCGAGGCTGATGCGGCCCCTTAAAAGCGCGGCGCCTGCTCATTTAGTATCTGAAACAGCCTTTTTATAGTATGATAGCAGTATATGACACGGTATCTGCTGTACTTCCTGACGGGCGTTGCCACGGCAACGGTTATACTTTTCTTCAGAGGCTATGTGTTAGTGCCTCAAAACGTATATTCTGACGTAGCGCTGCGAGCGGGGATGGTGCTGTTTGGGCTGGCCTCCTGGTTAACGCTCTTCCGGATAAAGCCCGGGGCGCTGCTGGCGCTGCTCTGCTCGCTGGCACTGGTGCCCTGGCTGGCAAGGATAGGGCTGCGGATATGGGAGGCGGGTTCAGATGCGCCACAGGTCGTGCAGATCATTCATGTTGCTGTCTCTGCGCTGGCGCTTTTCTCCTTGATCGTGAGTGCCCGCTACACGTTTAGCAGAGGCTCCTGGCGGTCTGGCACGGCGGCACCCGGCTTTATCCTGAAGCTCCTCCTCATGGTTATACCTGTGGCGGTGGCCGTATCGTGGCTGCTGGTGATGAACAAAGTATAGCTCCGCCACAGCAAAGGCTCCTGCCATAGCTAGCCTATCGTGGTGTTGGCGCCTAGTCAGGCCAAAAAAGCGTAAATGAGAAAAGCCCCGCCATTTAATGACGGGGCTTTCTCTCACCTTAAAACAAACTAAACTAATCTAAACTTTATCTAACCTTATCTTTAGTAAAATATACTTCTCTTTTAGGGCAGCGGCACGTGTTTTACCGTTTGCTGCTTTAAACTAATGGGGCGACGCAAAAGAAAAATATCAAATTTATCCCGGTTAGGCTTGCGTGTTAATTTTGTGTTAACTATATTAGCCTTCCGATAATGTGTCCCCCTTAATTCGGGTGCAAAATTACTCCTTTGATCTCTATTACAAAAGAAAAATCACAAAAGATTTTTCACCCTCTCCTGTATGCTTTTGTTTTAACTTGTAATGCTTTGGTTATAACCATTTTATGAGTTTGCCAGGGCGTAGGTTTTTTACTTAACTCGCTTCTCTTTTATCGGCCACACCCGCCTTTTGCGTTAAAACACCAGTAACACCCCGCTTATTGCAACTGCCCGCCTGCCGGAAAACCACCTGACACAGAAAAAGCAGGGGAGCCCCCTGCTTTTAAAGTATGCGGTTACGTTCCGAAACGCTTAGATCATGGCAACGGTTCTGTTGCTTACCTGCACGCCGTAGGTTTTCTTGTAGTGCACCTTGCGCTCCAGCGCCTCGATAACCGGCTCGGAGAAGTCCACGCCTTCCATTTCGCTGGCATCGGGGAGTGCGCCCGGGCTGAACACGTTAATCTCCATCAGCTTGTCGCCCACAATGTCGAGGCCCACCAGGAACATGCCGTCCTGGATAAGCTTTGGCTTCACGAGCTCCACCAGGTCCAGCATGCGCTGGTCTACCTTGGCAGCCTGTGCCGAGCCGCCCGCATGCATGTTGCTGCGGATGTCGTCTTTGCTGTTCACCCTTCTGATGGCGCAGTACTTGCCTTTGTGCTGCAGTGCCTCGCCGTTCATCACAAACAGGCGCACATCGCCCTCTGAGGCCTCCGGCAGGTACTCCTGCGCAATTACATAGCCGTCGCGGCTGATGGCCTCCACAATCTGGTTCAGGTTGGTGGCGTCGTCCTTCTTCACCATAAACACACCCGACCCGCCGGAGCCTTGCAGCGGCTTTAGGATGATGCTGTTTTCCTGTTCGTTAAAAAACGCCTTAATCTCCTCCTTGTCGCGGGTAATGAGCGTGCGCGGGCGAACGGCTTCCGGAAAGTGCTGGAAGTACATTTTGTTGACCGCATCGGATAGCTTGGTGGGGTCGTTGAGTACAATCACATCGTGGCGCAAGGCCAGCTGGCCAAAGATAATGCCCGCGTTCTGTGCCCAGGCGCGTCCCTCTCCCTCCGAAGACGGGTCGTTGCGGAGCATGAGCACATCCAGGTCCGGGGCGGTTACGCGTACTTTGTTAGCCTTGTCGCCCTGGAGCGCCTCCAGGTATGTGGCGCAGG includes:
- a CDS encoding SLC13 family permease, with the translated sequence MTVEIAIVLGIIVLAVILFVTERFSIDTVAILIMVLFMLSGILTPAEGLAGFSNPATITVASMFIISSAIFKSGMLNGVGLGLTRIGRTNYLLCLLALMLIAGTLSAFINDTAVVALLMPVVIQVSKDIKVSPSKLLIPLSFGALMGGVCTLIGTSTNILVSGIAQAQGERPLGMFEFAPAGVWFLLVGVAYMFFIGRHLLPSRKLTESLSEDFDLGDYLTEVVLLPESPSVGVPLQQSSLVRDLDIEVMQVTRGQEKMQVFPSFILNENDVLKVRIGVEKLKKLKQERGLKLKSERKFRDEDMSMSDSKLYEAIVTPGSYMEGKSLKELNFRSYNYGASVLAIRHRDEIVHEKPTHVKLSAGDVLLIAANSSQAEKLRQNEDLLIISQTERSPFNYSKIIPVLLISVGVVLAAATGLVPIVLSALAGVVLLIIFRCIRVDEVYKAIDWKVIFMLAGVLSMGAALEKTGAARLLADYLIYGVGEYGPRALLSVFFFITFMTTNFMSNNATAALLAPIAIVTAQELGVSVRPFLMAVAYAASLSFMTPMGYQTNTMIYGPGNYRFSDYLKVGTPLNILFWILASLIIPVFFPL
- a CDS encoding glutathione synthetase, whose amino-acid sequence is MTIGFVVNDIHTEKASYTTIFLAQRMHNKGHTVYLMGVGDLAYYPDGYMGAEAVQADPKHKYKSCATYLEALQGDKANKVRVTAPDLDVLMLRNDPSSEGEGRAWAQNAGIIFGQLALRHDVIVLNDPTKLSDAVNKMYFQHFPEAVRPRTLITRDKEEIKAFFNEQENSIILKPLQGSGGSGVFMVKKDDATNLNQIVEAISRDGYVIAQEYLPEASEGDVRLFVMNGEALQHKGKYCAIRRVNSKDDIRSNMHAGGSAQAAKVDQRMLDLVELVKPKLIQDGMFLVGLDIVGDKLMEINVFSPGALPDASEMEGVDFSEPVIEALERKVHYKKTYGVQVSNRTVAMI
- a CDS encoding ABC transporter ATP-binding protein — encoded protein: MSKAKKGTRDNQTQQEKKSLREQAGALKNLPKFFRMVWDTSPGLTVTNLLLRLVKAALPLAMLYVGKLIIDEVIRLIDVTGDRSLTYLWTLVALELGLAVLSDLINRGISLVDSLLGDLFSNRTSVALIEHAAKLDLAQFEDATFYDKLERARRQTVTRVVLMSQVLSQLQDIVTIAFLAVGLIAFNPWLIGILLIAVIPSFLGETHFNERSYSLSRSWTPERRELDYLRYIGASDETAKEIKTFNLSGFLAGRFKELSDRYYLLNKGITMKRAFWGSALSALGTLAYYGAYVFILFETVAGVITVGSLTFLAGSFSNMRSLLQGIMTRFSQIAESALYLQDLFDFLELQPQITPPDNPLPLPRPIQQGFTFENVGFKYHNSEKWAVRHLSFHLRAGEKMALVGENGAGKTTLVKLLARLYEPTEGRILLDGVDLREYDLNDLRHQVGIIFQDYVRFQMTASDNIAIGQISNIGNKERIQGSAQKSLADLVIQRLPGKYEQVLGKRFNNGVDLSGGEWQKVALARAYMRDAQLLILDEPTSALDARAEHEVFLRFSELIEGRTAVLISHRFSTVRMADRILFLEQGQLKELGSHEELLAQNGKYAELFQLQARGYL